The window CAGCAGTAACACTGGAGCCATCATGTACACGCCCAGGAGTAGCAGGCCATCAAGTCGTTCCCACCAACTTACGTTACGACTGCGCAGCAAGGCAGCGGAGTAGCCGACCATCGCCTGGTTGTGTCCTTTAGCCCAACGCATGATCTGGCGCACGCGAACCGGCCATCGTTCCGGCACTTCTTCGTAGCACTCAGCGCGGTTTTCGTAGACCGTTTTCCAACCCGCGAGCAGCATTCGATAGGTGAGATCGGTGTCTTCGGCGAGGGTGTTCTCATTCCATCCGCCGATCTCATCGAGGGCCGACTTGCGAATGCCTGCCACGGTTCCGCCGTATTGAGGAACGAAGTGCAGGTTCATGCGCGCCTGTTGATCCACTTGATATCCGCCGGAGCGTTCCAGATCAAGAATTCGCGTCAGCAATTTCTTTCCGACATTCAGCGGCACTACTCGCCCCATGACGCTTCCCACTTCGGGATCAAAGAAGGGTGCTACCAATTGTCTGATCAGCGCCTTGCCGGGAACGTAGTCGGCGTCGAATACGAGCATGATCTCCGTATTTACATACGCCATTGCGTCTTTGAGAGCTGCGGCCTTGCCGGGCTTTCCGCCGCTTCGGTGGAAGGGGGTAATGCGTCCGGGATAGCGGACCACGTAGCTGTCGATGATTTCTCGAGTGCCGTCGATGGAACGATCGTTCACCGGCACAATCGCAAGTTTGTCTGCCGGATAATCCACTTCCAGCAGCGCGGAAAGAATGTCGGCAACGACGGCTTCTTCGTTGTGTGCGGCGATTAATACAGTGACTGGAGGCCAGTCGGCGGTATCAACATCGACATACGGATGACGTTGTTGACCAATGAGTCGGTTGACCGTAAAGCAGTAGTGCCGGATCGTGTAAATACAGATCAGCACGACAACTGCTGTGAATAGCTCCAGTAACATCTTCCCTCCCGGGTGGCTCCGTGGACGTCGTGTCAGAAGCCATCGGTCGGGCAAACTTGATGAACGCGCATGCTAAGGCCCATAACCCAATGAGTTCGTCGCTTTGATTTTTCTGCTGCTTCAACTTTCGATGCGGCTCAACTTGCAACTGTGACGATCTGCTCCCTGATTGCATTTTCAAACTGTTCCGACGCGTCCAGCACCGGCCTCACTCCATTCAGCCAGCGCGAGAGACTCTGGACGATTCGCGCCGAAGCTCGTCCATCTCCGTATGGATTCTGCCCTTCGGACATCGTGCGATAGACAACGCTGCTTCCGAGAATGTCACTGGCTTCTCTCACGATAGCTTCGCGTGATGTGCCGACCAGGCGCGCCAGCCCCATCATGGAGGCTTCCGGTCGCTCCGTTACTCTTCTGAGGACAAGCACCGGTTTGCCGAAGGTTGGCGCCTCTTCCTGCACGCCTCCGGAGTCAGTCAGCACCATGTAGCAGCGGCGCAGTAACGATAAGAATCCGAAATAATCGACCGGGTCGATCAGATGAACACGATCCAGATTTCCCAATCGAGACATCACTGTGTTGCGAACATTGGGATTTAAGTGCACGGGATAGACCGCACGCACGTCGGGAAAGGCGTCGATCAGATCGCGAATCGCGTCGCAAACGTTTTCGAGTTCCGTCCCCCAGGATTCACGACGATGAGAAGTGATGAGTAATAAACGGGAGCCGTCATGGGGAACGCCGGCGGGCAGCTCCTGATCTGCCATCTTCATCTCGACCAGCATTTTCACTGCATCGACCACGGTGTTTCCAGTGGTCACGATCGTCGATGGAGCGACTCCCTCAGCCAGGAGATTGTCGCGTGCGATTGAAGTTGGAGCGAGGTGAAGAGAGGTTACGACGCCAGCGAGTCGGCGGTTCGATTCCTCGGGAAATGGATTCATCATGTCGCGACTGCGCAAGCCGGCTTCTACATGCGCGACCGGGATTTTGCGATGGAATGCTGCCAATCCAGCAGCCATCGCGGTTGTCGTATCTCCCTGGACCACGAGGCAGTCAACTGGGTTTACTGCCAGCACAGAATCCATTGCCTGGAGCACGCGACAGGTAAGGCCATTCAGCGTCTGGTTTGCCTGCATCAGGTCGAGGTCAATGGCCGGCTTGATCCCGAAGACCTGCATCACTTGATCGAGCATGGAGCGATGTTGCGCCGTGGAAATGAGATAAGGTTTGAATTCTTTAGAATGCCGCTTCAACTCTGCGATGACTGGAGCGAGTTTGATGGCCTCAGGCCGGGTGCCAAATACCACTCCCACTTGTAACGGCATGTTAACCATTAGCTAAATAGTCACTCGACTGAGTAGAGTCTGGAGCGGAAGCTCTGGTTGCCCTTCAAATCAGTGCTTCTACAACACTTAAATTTTGTTCTGCATGAATTCACAC of the Acidobacteriota bacterium genome contains:
- a CDS encoding UDP-N-acetylglucosamine 2-epimerase (non-hydrolyzing), which gives rise to MPLQVGVVFGTRPEAIKLAPVIAELKRHSKEFKPYLISTAQHRSMLDQVMQVFGIKPAIDLDLMQANQTLNGLTCRVLQAMDSVLAVNPVDCLVVQGDTTTAMAAGLAAFHRKIPVAHVEAGLRSRDMMNPFPEESNRRLAGVVTSLHLAPTSIARDNLLAEGVAPSTIVTTGNTVVDAVKMLVEMKMADQELPAGVPHDGSRLLLITSHRRESWGTELENVCDAIRDLIDAFPDVRAVYPVHLNPNVRNTVMSRLGNLDRVHLIDPVDYFGFLSLLRRCYMVLTDSGGVQEEAPTFGKPVLVLRRVTERPEASMMGLARLVGTSREAIVREASDILGSSVVYRTMSEGQNPYGDGRASARIVQSLSRWLNGVRPVLDASEQFENAIREQIVTVAS
- a CDS encoding glycosyl transferase family 2 yields the protein MLLELFTAVVVLICIYTIRHYCFTVNRLIGQQRHPYVDVDTADWPPVTVLIAAHNEEAVVADILSALLEVDYPADKLAIVPVNDRSIDGTREIIDSYVVRYPGRITPFHRSGGKPGKAAALKDAMAYVNTEIMLVFDADYVPGKALIRQLVAPFFDPEVGSVMGRVVPLNVGKKLLTRILDLERSGGYQVDQQARMNLHFVPQYGGTVAGIRKSALDEIGGWNENTLAEDTDLTYRMLLAGWKTVYENRAECYEEVPERWPVRVRQIMRWAKGHNQAMVGYSAALLRSRNVSWWERLDGLLLLGVYMMAPVLLLGWLLAIVLFYLGAPVGGSIAVLGLAAFTTLGNFAAFFEIAAAARLDGSRARIQLLPLTFLGFTVSAICVSRAAWQQFAASIRGQEMVWHKTERSRVAPVVLEKSA